Proteins from one Bradyrhizobium amphicarpaeae genomic window:
- a CDS encoding DUF2865 domain-containing protein yields the protein MLVAATLAAPLLAAPAPVSAEGLFDFFFGGMQQQRPQREVPQQASSYADPFTGQQNAATPQYVPPTRAAAAGGSGPAFCVRSCDGKYFPLMRGLASAAQMCQAFCPASTTKVYFGSSIDGAASQSGERYADSENAFAYRKALRSDCTCNGREPVGLAPVDLALDSSLKAGDVIATTDGLVAYTGIRVGNDQAADFTPVASYPGLTAQVRARLGEMKVAPVRAETVSADAPAPEIVRETLPNVTVPKTMAQKPAKRAGLE from the coding sequence ATGCTTGTGGCCGCCACCCTTGCAGCCCCGTTGCTGGCGGCGCCGGCCCCGGTTTCGGCCGAAGGCCTGTTCGACTTCTTCTTCGGCGGCATGCAGCAGCAACGGCCGCAGCGCGAGGTGCCGCAGCAGGCGAGTTCCTACGCCGATCCCTTCACCGGGCAGCAAAATGCCGCAACCCCGCAATATGTGCCGCCGACCCGCGCGGCGGCAGCTGGCGGCTCCGGCCCGGCCTTCTGCGTGCGCAGCTGCGACGGCAAATATTTTCCGCTGATGCGCGGCCTCGCCTCGGCGGCGCAGATGTGTCAGGCGTTCTGTCCTGCCAGCACGACCAAGGTCTATTTCGGCTCCTCGATCGACGGCGCGGCGTCGCAGAGCGGTGAGCGTTACGCCGACAGCGAGAACGCCTTCGCCTACCGCAAGGCGCTGCGTTCGGACTGCACCTGCAACGGCCGCGAGCCGGTCGGCCTTGCCCCGGTCGATCTCGCGCTGGACTCCTCGCTGAAGGCCGGCGACGTGATCGCCACCACCGACGGCCTCGTCGCCTATACCGGCATCCGCGTCGGCAACGATCAGGCCGCGGACTTCACCCCGGTTGCCTCCTATCCCGGCCTCACCGCGCAAGTCCGCGCCCGCCTCGGCGAGATGAAGGTGGCCCCGGTGCGCGCCGAGACGGTGTCGGCAGATGCGCCCGCCCCGGAGATCGTGCGTGAGACGCTGCCCAATGTGACGGTGCCGAAAACGATGGCGCAGAAGCCGGCAAAGCGGGCGGGGCTAGAGTAG
- a CDS encoding LysE family translocator, whose translation MPHTSALLGFALVCLGLVLTPGPNMIYLISRSITQGPAAGIVSLGGVALGFVFYMLCAAFGITALLLAIPFAYDALRFAGAGYLLWLAWQAVKPGGRSPFQVKQLAIDSPRKLFAMGFVTNLLNPKIAMLYLALLPQFIDPTAGSVLTQSMVLGAIQIAISVSVNAMIALAAGSIALFLAHRPSWMLVQRWLMGTVLAGLAVRMAVEAKKV comes from the coding sequence ATGCCCCACACATCCGCCCTGCTCGGCTTTGCCCTCGTCTGCCTCGGTCTCGTGCTGACGCCGGGGCCGAACATGATCTATCTGATCTCGCGCTCGATCACGCAAGGCCCCGCGGCGGGCATCGTCTCGCTCGGCGGCGTCGCGCTCGGCTTCGTGTTCTACATGCTGTGCGCGGCGTTCGGCATCACGGCACTCTTGCTCGCCATTCCCTTTGCCTATGACGCGCTGCGCTTTGCCGGCGCAGGCTATCTGCTCTGGCTCGCCTGGCAGGCGGTGAAACCGGGCGGACGCTCGCCGTTCCAGGTGAAGCAGCTTGCCATCGACAGCCCGCGCAAATTGTTTGCCATGGGTTTCGTTACCAATTTGCTCAATCCGAAAATCGCGATGCTCTATCTGGCGCTGCTGCCGCAATTCATCGATCCCACAGCCGGCAGCGTGCTGACGCAGTCGATGGTGCTGGGCGCAATCCAGATCGCGATCAGCGTCAGCGTCAACGCGATGATCGCGCTGGCCGCCGGATCGATCGCGCTGTTCCTGGCGCACCGGCCGAGTTGGATGCTGGTGCAGCGCTGGCTGATGGGCACCGTGCTGGCGGGGCTTGCGGTGCGGATGGCGGTCGAAGCGAAGAAGGTGTGA
- a CDS encoding nuclear transport factor 2 family protein: MTDPITIARSYIELWNERAAGRRRQLLGDNWTIDASYVDPLMKGDGRDGIDALIAGVQQRFPDFRFKLIGEPNGYGDHVRFSWGLGPEGADSPIKGTDFAVLKDGRIRSVTGFLDQVPQGA; this comes from the coding sequence ATGACCGACCCCATCACCATCGCCCGAAGCTACATCGAGCTCTGGAACGAGCGCGCCGCCGGCCGGCGCCGCCAGCTGCTCGGCGACAACTGGACGATTGATGCGAGCTATGTCGATCCCCTGATGAAGGGCGATGGCCGCGACGGCATCGATGCTCTGATCGCGGGCGTGCAGCAGCGCTTTCCCGATTTCAGGTTCAAGCTGATCGGCGAGCCCAACGGTTACGGCGACCACGTCCGCTTTTCCTGGGGACTTGGTCCCGAGGGCGCCGACAGCCCGATCAAGGGCACTGATTTTGCCGTGCTGAAGGATGGCCGCATCAGAAGCGTGACCGGATTTCTGGATCAGGTGCCGCAAGGGGCGTGA
- a CDS encoding glutathione S-transferase family protein yields the protein MTIELHTWNTPNGRKISVALEEMGLPYKVVPVNITKGEQMAPEFLKLSPNNKIPAIVDPNGPDGKPVSIFESGAILLYLGEKTGKFLPKSLGARIPVYEWLMWQMGGFGPMPGQVHHFIALENEQDRAYGLKRYMAETRRLYGVLDRRLADSDFVAGDLSIADFAILGWAWRHPRHKVDLADFPNVKRWYEALIARPAVKRGMEAKLD from the coding sequence ATGACCATCGAGCTGCATACCTGGAACACGCCGAACGGCCGCAAGATCTCGGTCGCGCTGGAGGAAATGGGGCTGCCCTACAAGGTGGTCCCGGTGAACATAACCAAGGGCGAGCAGATGGCGCCGGAGTTCCTGAAGCTGTCCCCGAACAACAAGATTCCGGCGATCGTCGACCCCAACGGTCCGGACGGCAAGCCCGTCAGCATCTTCGAATCCGGCGCGATCCTGCTCTATCTCGGTGAAAAGACCGGTAAATTCCTGCCGAAATCGCTCGGTGCCCGCATCCCCGTCTATGAATGGCTGATGTGGCAGATGGGCGGCTTTGGCCCGATGCCGGGCCAGGTGCACCATTTCATCGCGCTCGAAAACGAGCAGGACCGCGCTTACGGCCTGAAGCGCTATATGGCCGAGACCCGCCGGCTCTACGGCGTGCTCGACCGCCGGCTGGCTGACAGCGACTTCGTCGCCGGCGACCTCTCGATTGCCGACTTTGCCATCCTGGGCTGGGCCTGGCGCCACCCTCGCCACAAGGTTGATCTGGCCGATTTCCCCAACGTCAAGCGCTGGTACGAGGCGCTGATTGCAAGGCCGGCGGTCAAGCGCGGCATGGAGGCGAAGCTGGATTGA
- the pdeM gene encoding ligase-associated DNA damage response endonuclease PdeM, with translation MRVSTVTISDVTFAADLSGALFWEEQRLLVVSDLHLEKGSSFALRGVLLPPYDTLATLSRLAAVISRHDPRTIIALGDSFHDRTAHERLSSENRDVVAAFQAGRDWIWISGNHDPMLPSDLGGTVADEVAIGPITFRHEPTGARGEIAGHLHPKARVSARGRSMERRCFASDGMRAVMPAFGAYAGGLSIRDAAFAKIFSANGFVAHLLGDRRVHAIAASRCS, from the coding sequence ATGCGCGTGTCCACGGTCACCATCAGCGATGTGACCTTTGCCGCCGATCTCTCCGGCGCGCTGTTCTGGGAAGAGCAGCGCCTGCTCGTCGTCTCCGACCTGCATCTGGAGAAGGGCTCCAGTTTCGCCCTGCGCGGCGTGCTGCTGCCGCCTTACGATACGCTGGCCACGCTGAGCCGTCTCGCTGCTGTCATCTCCCGCCATGATCCGCGCACAATCATCGCACTCGGCGACAGCTTTCACGACCGCACCGCGCATGAGCGGCTGTCGTCGGAGAATCGCGATGTGGTTGCAGCGTTCCAGGCCGGCCGCGACTGGATCTGGATCTCGGGCAATCACGATCCGATGCTGCCGAGCGATCTCGGCGGCACCGTCGCCGACGAGGTCGCGATCGGCCCGATCACTTTCCGTCACGAGCCGACCGGTGCGCGCGGCGAGATCGCCGGCCATCTCCATCCCAAGGCGCGCGTCTCCGCGCGCGGCCGCTCCATGGAGCGCCGCTGCTTCGCCTCCGACGGGATGCGGGCGGTGATGCCGGCGTTCGGCGCCTATGCCGGCGGCCTCAGCATCCGCGACGCCGCATTCGCGAAGATCTTTTCGGCCAATGGCTTCGTCGCCCATCTGCTCGGCGACCGCCGCGTCCATGCGATCGCGGCTTCGCGCTGTTCCTGA
- a CDS encoding ligase-associated DNA damage response DEXH box helicase, with amino-acid sequence MTRRILKTQAETPALLPERFSAWFATRGWSPRAHQLSLLEKAREDASALLIAPTGAGKTLAGFLPTLVELSTEAAERKAGEKQNLVSTGRSVQRSGGLHTLYISPLKALAVDIARNLERPIAEMALPIKVETRTGDTPVSRRQRQRRYPPDVLLTTPEQLALLLSSDDAPFLFSSLKRIVLDELHALVTSKRGDLLSLGLARLWRLAPQMRAIGLSATVAEPDQLARFLVPQPGGQEAAADIVVAGGAAPPEVEMLDTRERLPWAGHSARHALPEIYELIKANKTTLVFVNTRSQAEMLFQNLWSMNDDGLAIALHHGSLDVAQRRKVEDAMSAGRLRGVVCTSSLDLGVDWGDVDLVVNIGAPKGSSRLMQRIGRANHRLDEASRAVLVPANRFEVLECRVAIDAIAENAQDTPPLRTGGLDVLAQHVLGCACGEPFLSDDLYAEVRTAAPYADLSRPDFDDVVDFVASGGYALKTYERFARIKQDKEGRWRVANPKVRQSYRMNVGTIVEDDMLKVRLVRSRGGGKGSTGVIARGGRLLGEIEEAFIEGLTPGDTFVFSGEVVRYETLVEDQVYVSRAHDKDPKVPSYMGGKFPLSTYLAERVRRLLDDARAWRGLPEQVRDWLSLQKDVSSVPAVRELLVESFPRANKHYIVCYPFEGRLAHQTLGMLLTRRLERARARPLGFVANEYAVAIWALGDLSSMIRDGRIDLNALFDPDMLGDDLEAWLAESALMKRTFRNCAIISGLITRRHTGEEKSRRQVLFSTDLVYDVLRKHQADHVLLRAARADAATGLLDLRRLGDMLARIQGRITHRELDRVSPLAVPVMLEIGRESVYGEAADELLAEAADELVKEAMDRSG; translated from the coding sequence GTGACGCGCCGCATCCTCAAAACTCAGGCCGAGACGCCTGCGCTGCTGCCCGAGCGCTTCAGCGCGTGGTTCGCAACCCGCGGCTGGTCGCCGCGCGCGCATCAATTGTCGCTGCTGGAGAAGGCGCGCGAGGACGCCAGCGCCCTGCTGATCGCGCCGACCGGCGCCGGCAAGACGCTGGCGGGGTTTCTGCCGACCCTGGTGGAGCTTTCGACCGAGGCAGCCGAACGGAAGGCGGGTGAGAAACAGAACCTCGTTTCCACCGGCCGCAGCGTGCAACGTTCCGGCGGCCTGCACACGCTCTACATCTCGCCGCTGAAGGCGCTTGCCGTCGACATCGCGCGCAATCTGGAGCGACCGATTGCGGAGATGGCGCTGCCGATCAAGGTCGAGACCCGCACCGGCGACACGCCGGTGTCGCGGCGCCAGCGGCAGCGGCGCTATCCGCCTGACGTGTTGCTGACGACGCCCGAGCAGCTTGCGCTGCTGTTGTCCTCGGATGACGCGCCGTTCCTGTTCTCCTCGCTGAAGCGGATCGTGCTCGACGAGCTGCATGCGCTGGTGACATCCAAGCGCGGCGACCTGCTCTCGCTCGGGCTGGCGCGGCTGTGGCGGCTGGCGCCGCAGATGCGCGCGATCGGCCTGTCGGCAACCGTTGCCGAGCCGGATCAGCTCGCGCGCTTCCTGGTGCCGCAGCCCGGTGGCCAGGAGGCCGCCGCCGACATCGTCGTCGCCGGCGGGGCGGCGCCGCCCGAGGTGGAGATGCTCGATACGCGCGAACGCCTGCCCTGGGCCGGCCACAGCGCGCGCCACGCGCTCCCTGAAATCTACGAGCTGATCAAGGCGAACAAGACCACGCTGGTCTTCGTCAACACCCGCAGCCAGGCCGAGATGCTGTTCCAGAATCTCTGGAGCATGAACGACGACGGCCTCGCAATTGCGCTGCATCACGGTTCGCTCGACGTCGCCCAGCGCCGCAAGGTCGAGGACGCCATGTCGGCGGGACGCCTGCGCGGCGTGGTCTGCACCTCCTCGCTCGATCTCGGCGTCGACTGGGGCGACGTCGATCTCGTCGTCAATATCGGCGCGCCCAAGGGCTCCTCGCGCCTGATGCAGCGGATCGGCCGCGCCAACCACCGCCTCGACGAGGCCTCGCGCGCGGTGCTGGTGCCGGCCAACCGGTTCGAGGTGCTGGAGTGCCGCGTCGCGATCGACGCCATTGCCGAGAACGCGCAGGACACGCCGCCTCTGCGCACCGGCGGCCTCGACGTGCTGGCGCAGCACGTGCTCGGCTGTGCCTGTGGCGAGCCGTTCCTGTCCGATGACCTCTATGCCGAAGTGCGCACCGCCGCGCCTTACGCAGACTTGTCGCGGCCGGATTTCGACGACGTGGTCGATTTCGTCGCCTCCGGCGGCTACGCGCTGAAGACCTATGAGCGCTTCGCCCGCATCAAGCAGGACAAGGAGGGGCGCTGGCGTGTCGCCAATCCCAAGGTGCGGCAGAGCTACCGGATGAATGTCGGGACCATCGTCGAGGACGACATGCTGAAGGTGCGGCTGGTGCGCTCGCGCGGCGGCGGGAAAGGCTCTACGGGCGTGATCGCGCGCGGCGGTCGGTTGCTCGGCGAGATCGAAGAGGCCTTCATCGAGGGCCTCACCCCCGGCGATACCTTCGTGTTTTCCGGCGAGGTGGTGCGCTATGAGACCCTGGTCGAGGATCAGGTCTATGTCTCGCGCGCGCATGACAAGGACCCGAAAGTGCCGTCCTACATGGGCGGAAAATTCCCGCTCTCGACCTATCTGGCTGAACGCGTGCGCCGGCTGCTCGATGACGCGCGCGCATGGCGTGGCTTGCCGGAGCAGGTGCGCGACTGGCTGTCGCTGCAGAAGGATGTCAGCAGCGTGCCGGCGGTGCGCGAGCTCCTGGTCGAGAGCTTTCCGCGCGCCAACAAGCACTACATCGTCTGCTACCCCTTCGAGGGACGTCTCGCGCATCAGACCCTCGGGATGCTGCTGACGCGCCGGCTGGAGCGCGCCCGCGCCCGGCCGCTCGGCTTCGTCGCCAATGAATATGCGGTGGCGATCTGGGCGCTCGGCGATCTCTCCTCCATGATCCGCGACGGCCGGATCGATCTCAACGCGCTGTTCGATCCTGACATGCTCGGCGACGATCTGGAGGCCTGGCTCGCCGAATCCGCCCTGATGAAGCGCACCTTCCGCAACTGTGCCATCATCTCCGGCCTGATCACGCGCCGGCATACCGGCGAAGAGAAGAGCCGCCGTCAGGTGCTGTTCTCGACCGATCTCGTCTACGACGTGCTGCGCAAGCACCAGGCCGATCACGTCCTCTTGCGCGCCGCGCGCGCCGATGCCGCGACCGGCCTTCTCGACCTGCGCCGCCTGGGGGACATGCTCGCCCGTATCCAAGGCCGCATTACGCACCGGGAACTCGACCGCGTCTCGCCGCTGGCCGTGCCCGTGATGCTGGAAATCGGTCGCGAGTCAGTTTATGGCGAAGCTGCAGACGAGCTTTTGGCCGAAGCCGCCGATGAGCTGGTCAAAGAGGCGATGGATAGAAGCGGGTAA
- a CDS encoding SCO family protein produces MSSATRPLVIATAFAASLVAGLLIMFWAMGGVSKVAQPAAIGGPFQLTDQNGKAVTDKSLKGKPTLIFFGYTHCPDVCPTSLFEISEVLRALGKDADKVNAVFVSVDPERDTPAVMKDYLGSFDPHLEGLSGDPAETAKVITSYRVYAKKVPTKDGDYTMDHTALIYLMDRDGRFVSPFNLKRTPEEAAADLKRYL; encoded by the coding sequence ATGAGTTCCGCCACTCGTCCGCTGGTGATCGCGACCGCCTTCGCCGCAAGCCTCGTTGCCGGCCTCCTGATCATGTTCTGGGCCATGGGCGGCGTCAGCAAGGTGGCGCAGCCGGCCGCGATCGGCGGACCGTTTCAGCTGACCGACCAGAACGGCAAAGCCGTCACCGACAAGAGCCTCAAGGGCAAGCCGACCCTGATCTTCTTCGGTTACACCCATTGCCCCGACGTCTGCCCGACCTCGCTGTTCGAGATCTCGGAAGTGCTGCGCGCGCTGGGCAAGGATGCCGACAAGGTCAATGCCGTCTTCGTCTCGGTCGATCCCGAGCGCGACACGCCGGCGGTGATGAAGGACTATCTCGGCAGCTTCGACCCGCATCTGGAGGGCCTGTCCGGCGATCCCGCCGAGACCGCGAAAGTCATCACCTCCTACCGGGTCTACGCCAAGAAGGTCCCGACCAAGGATGGCGACTACACCATGGACCACACGGCGCTGATCTATCTGATGGACCGCGACGGCCGCTTCGTCTCGCCGTTCAATCTGAAGCGGACGCCGGAAGAGGCGGCGGCGGATTTGAAGCGGTATCTCTGA
- a CDS encoding FAD-binding dehydrogenase → MAEETDVIVVGAGLSGLVAATEIADAGKRVIVVDQEGEQSIGGQAFWSFGGLFLVDSPEQRRLGIKDSFDLAMQDWIGAAGFDRDEDFWPRQWAEAYVAFAAGEKRAWLRAMGHRFFPVVGWAERGGYDAMGHGNSVPRFHVTWGTGPGIVEPFERRAREAMTSGRLSFKFRHRVDALSITNGTVDGVNGAVLAPDPIERGKSTSRNVVGEFALKAQAVIVASGGIGGNHELVRQNWPKRLGDPPKFMISGVPEHVDGRMIGITEKSGARLINRDRMWHYVEGIQNWNPIWPRHGIRILPGPSSMWFDATGTRLPAPLFPGSDTLGQLKYIMSTGYDYSWFILTQSIIKKEFALSGSEQNPDLTGKSWRMTLRRATNKGAPAPVEAFKSHGVDFIVRDKIEDLVAAMNKLAGSDLLKLEHVRKQIEARDREIANPYVKDAQVMNIHNARRYIGDRLIRTAAPHRILDPAQGPLIAVKLNILTRKTLGGFETDLESRVFGSEGSVIPGLYAVGEAAGFGGGGVHGYRSLEGTFLGGCLFSGRNAGRSAAKAVG, encoded by the coding sequence ATGGCCGAAGAGACTGACGTCATCGTCGTCGGCGCGGGCCTGTCGGGACTGGTTGCCGCCACCGAGATTGCCGACGCTGGCAAGCGCGTGATCGTGGTCGACCAGGAGGGCGAGCAGTCGATCGGCGGCCAGGCGTTCTGGTCGTTTGGGGGATTGTTCCTGGTCGATTCGCCGGAGCAGCGTCGGCTCGGCATCAAGGATTCCTTCGACCTGGCCATGCAGGACTGGATCGGTGCCGCCGGCTTCGACCGCGACGAGGATTTCTGGCCGCGGCAATGGGCCGAGGCCTATGTGGCGTTTGCGGCCGGCGAGAAGCGTGCCTGGCTGCGGGCGATGGGCCATCGCTTCTTTCCGGTGGTCGGCTGGGCCGAGCGCGGCGGCTATGACGCAATGGGCCACGGCAATTCGGTGCCGCGCTTTCACGTCACCTGGGGCACCGGGCCCGGCATCGTCGAGCCGTTCGAGCGCCGCGCGCGCGAGGCGATGACGAGCGGCCGGCTCAGCTTCAAGTTCCGTCACCGCGTCGATGCGCTCTCCATCACCAACGGCACGGTGGATGGCGTCAACGGTGCCGTGCTCGCCCCCGATCCGATCGAGCGCGGCAAAAGCACCTCGCGCAATGTCGTCGGCGAGTTTGCGCTGAAGGCGCAGGCCGTGATCGTCGCGTCCGGCGGCATCGGCGGCAATCACGAGCTGGTGCGGCAGAATTGGCCGAAGCGGCTGGGCGATCCGCCGAAATTCATGATCTCCGGCGTGCCCGAACATGTCGACGGCCGGATGATCGGCATCACCGAGAAATCAGGCGCGCGGCTGATCAATCGCGACCGCATGTGGCATTATGTCGAGGGCATCCAGAACTGGAATCCGATCTGGCCGCGCCACGGCATCCGCATCCTGCCCGGCCCCTCCTCGATGTGGTTCGATGCCACGGGCACGCGATTGCCGGCGCCGCTATTCCCCGGCTCGGACACCCTCGGCCAGCTCAAATACATCATGTCGACCGGCTATGATTATTCCTGGTTCATCCTGACTCAGAGCATCATCAAGAAGGAGTTTGCGCTGTCGGGCTCGGAGCAGAACCCCGACCTGACCGGCAAGAGCTGGCGCATGACCTTGCGCCGCGCCACCAACAAGGGGGCGCCGGCGCCGGTCGAGGCATTCAAAAGCCACGGTGTCGACTTCATCGTACGCGACAAGATCGAGGACCTCGTTGCGGCCATGAACAAGCTTGCCGGCAGCGACCTCCTCAAGCTCGAGCACGTCAGGAAGCAGATCGAGGCGCGCGACCGCGAGATCGCCAATCCTTACGTCAAGGATGCGCAGGTGATGAACATCCACAATGCGCGCCGCTATATCGGCGACAGGCTGATCCGCACCGCCGCCCCACACCGGATCCTGGATCCCGCGCAGGGGCCGCTGATCGCGGTCAAGCTCAACATCCTCACCCGCAAGACGCTGGGCGGCTTCGAAACCGATCTCGAGTCCCGTGTGTTCGGCAGCGAGGGCAGTGTCATTCCCGGCCTCTATGCGGTCGGCGAAGCCGCCGGCTTCGGCGGCGGCGGCGTGCACGGCTATCGCTCGCTGGAAGGCACCTTCCTCGGCGGCTGCCTGTTCTCGGGCCGCAATGCGGGCCGGTCCGCCGCCAAGGCTGTTGGCTGA
- a CDS encoding transporter substrate-binding domain-containing protein has product MAPSRQVKSPKIVRHVLLGLVAGVCLLAGSPAAEAQAPAKQPPAAPQATPQVAPQPAPQTAAPQAVPGFWDPRRRPERPDLSRLTVIRFLTETDYPPFNFTGADGNPAGFNVDLARSLCEEIKVTCTVQMRRFETLVDALSSNRGDAIIASMAVSPQLRARVDFTDPYYRVPARFASRKDAVMPEIRPEYLEGKKVGVIAGSAHEAYLKAMFTDAELHPYPNDDALRSALRKGEVDFIFGDAISLAFWINGTDSGDCCAFSGGPFVESRFFGEGIGIAVRKGNDVLRQALNWALFRVWEKGRYTDLWLRYFSVSPF; this is encoded by the coding sequence ATGGCCCCGTCGCGACAGGTAAAATCGCCCAAGATCGTGCGCCATGTCCTGCTCGGGCTGGTCGCCGGCGTCTGTCTGCTCGCGGGCTCGCCCGCCGCCGAGGCCCAGGCCCCGGCCAAGCAGCCCCCGGCGGCACCTCAAGCCACGCCGCAGGTCGCGCCCCAACCTGCCCCTCAAACTGCTGCCCCGCAGGCCGTGCCGGGCTTCTGGGACCCGCGGCGGCGCCCCGAACGACCGGACCTGTCGCGCCTGACCGTGATCCGCTTCCTGACCGAGACCGACTATCCGCCGTTCAATTTCACCGGCGCCGACGGCAACCCGGCCGGTTTCAACGTCGATCTCGCGCGCAGCCTGTGCGAGGAGATTAAGGTCACCTGCACGGTGCAGATGCGCCGCTTCGAGACACTGGTCGACGCGCTCTCCTCCAACCGCGGCGATGCCATCATCGCCTCGATGGCGGTGAGCCCGCAGCTGCGCGCCCGCGTCGACTTCACCGATCCCTATTACCGCGTGCCGGCGCGCTTCGCCTCGCGCAAGGACGCGGTGATGCCGGAGATCCGGCCCGAATATCTCGAGGGCAAGAAGGTCGGCGTCATCGCCGGCTCCGCGCACGAGGCCTATCTCAAGGCGATGTTCACCGACGCCGAGCTGCACCCCTATCCCAACGACGACGCGCTCCGCAGCGCTTTGCGCAAGGGCGAGGTCGATTTCATCTTCGGTGATGCCATCTCGCTCGCGTTCTGGATCAACGGCACCGATTCCGGCGATTGCTGCGCCTTCTCCGGCGGCCCCTTCGTCGAGAGCCGTTTCTTCGGCGAAGGCATCGGCATTGCCGTGCGCAAGGGCAACGACGTGCTGCGCCAAGCCCTCAACTGGGCCCTGTTCCGGGTCTGGGAAAAAGGCCGCTACACCGATCTGTGGCTACGGTATTTCTCGGTGAGCCCGTTCTGA
- a CDS encoding RidA family protein: MSIQRFETGPRMSQVVVHGNTVYLAGVVANNAAGESVTKQTQDILKTIDGHLAKAGTDKSKLLSATIYITDMKTFGEMNAVWDAWVSAGNTPARATVEAKLAAPQYTVEIMVTAAK; the protein is encoded by the coding sequence ATGAGCATTCAGCGTTTCGAAACCGGCCCGCGCATGAGCCAGGTCGTCGTGCACGGCAACACCGTCTATCTCGCCGGCGTCGTCGCCAACAACGCGGCCGGCGAAAGCGTGACGAAGCAGACCCAGGACATCCTGAAGACCATCGACGGCCATCTCGCCAAGGCCGGCACCGACAAGTCCAAGCTGCTCTCGGCTACGATCTACATCACCGACATGAAGACGTTCGGCGAGATGAATGCGGTGTGGGACGCCTGGGTGTCGGCCGGCAATACTCCCGCCCGCGCCACCGTCGAAGCCAAGCTGGCGGCGCCGCAATACACCGTCGAGATCATGGTCACGGCCGCGAAATAA
- the pyrE gene encoding orotate phosphoribosyltransferase has protein sequence MSKSASRARLFEIIRRRSFGRGEVTLASGRKSDFYFNLKPTMLDPEGATLLAELTYEALKDDNLDFIGGLEMGAVPLAGALAQISWIKGHPIAAFFVRKKPKEHGAKLAIEGLPRGETLEGKRVVIVEDVTTTGGSAMKAVESVRETGAEVVLVLTMVDREEGATDTFGAAGLPFRSLYKASEFLKA, from the coding sequence GTGTCGAAATCAGCCTCCCGCGCCCGCCTGTTCGAAATCATCCGCCGGCGCTCCTTCGGCCGCGGCGAGGTGACGCTCGCGTCGGGCCGCAAGAGCGATTTCTACTTCAACCTGAAGCCGACCATGCTCGACCCCGAGGGGGCGACCCTGCTCGCGGAGCTGACCTATGAGGCGCTGAAGGACGACAATCTCGACTTCATCGGCGGCCTCGAGATGGGCGCGGTGCCGCTCGCCGGCGCGCTGGCGCAGATCTCCTGGATCAAGGGCCATCCGATCGCGGCGTTCTTCGTGCGCAAGAAGCCGAAGGAGCACGGCGCCAAGCTCGCGATCGAAGGCCTTCCCCGAGGCGAGACGCTCGAGGGCAAGCGTGTCGTGATCGTCGAGGACGTCACCACGACAGGCGGCTCGGCGATGAAGGCGGTGGAATCGGTGCGCGAGACCGGTGCCGAGGTGGTGCTGGTGCTGACCATGGTCGACCGCGAAGAAGGCGCCACCGACACGTTCGGTGCGGCCGGCTTGCCGTTCCGCTCGCTCTACAAGGCGTCGGAATTCCTGAAGGCGTAA